One stretch of Chiloscyllium plagiosum isolate BGI_BamShark_2017 chromosome 17, ASM401019v2, whole genome shotgun sequence DNA includes these proteins:
- the LOC122558170 gene encoding vacuolar protein sorting-associated protein 4A, protein MSAPNTLQKAIDLVTKATEEDKAKNYEEALRLYQHAVEYFLHAIKYEAHGEKAKESIRAKCVQYLDRAEKLKEYLKNKDKRGKKPVKETQQNDKGSDSDSEEENPEKKKLQEQLMGAIVMEKPNVRWNDVAGLEVAKEALKEAVILPIKFPHLFTGKRTPWRGILLFGPPGTGKSYLAKAVATEANNSTFFSVSSSDLMSKWLGESEKLVKNLFELARQHKPSIIFIDEVDSLCGSRNENESEAARRIKTEFLVQMQGVGNSSDGILVLGATNIPWVLDSAIRRRFEKRIYIPLPEEPARVHMFKLHLGTTPHCLTETDFRELGRKTEGYSGADICIIVRDALMQPVRKVQSATHFKKIRGPSRTNPNVIVDDLLTPCSPGDPAAIEMTWVDVPSDKLLEPVVCMSDMLRSLATTRPTVNAEDLNKVKKFTEDFGQEG, encoded by the exons ATGTCAGCTCCCAATACCCTCCAG AAAGCAATTGACCTTGTAACTAAAGCCACAGAAGAAGACAAGGCAAAGAACTATGAAGAGGCATTGAGGCTGTATCAGCATGCAGTGGAATACTTCCTGCATGCCATTAAAT ATGAGGCTCATGGAGAGAAGGCAAAGGAGAGTATTCGAGCGAAGTGTGTTCAGTACCTGGACCGTGCAGAAAAACTGAAggaatatttaaaaaacaaagaCAAACGCGGCAAGAAGCCAGTGAAAGAAACACAGCAAAATGACAAGGG GAGTGACAGTGATAGTGAAGAAGAAAATCCAGAGAAGAAGAAACTGCAGGAGCAGCTGATGG GTGCTATTGTGATGGAGAAGCCCAATGTGCGATGGAATGATGTGGCCGGTTTGGAGGTGGCAAAGGAGGCCTTGAAGGAAGCTGTGATTTTACCCATCAAGTTCCCTCATCTGTTCACAG GTAAACGAACTCCTTGGCGTGGGATCTTGCTTTTTGGCCCACCCGGTACAGGAAAGTCCTACTTGGCCAAAGCTGTAGCAACAGAGGCAAATAATTCCACATTCTTCTCTGTGTCATCATCTGACCTGATGTCCAAATGGTTAGGAGAGAGTGAGAA acTTGTGAAAAATCTGTTCGAGTTGGCTCGACAGCACAAACCCTCCATCATATTTATCGATGAAGTTGATTCCCTCTGTGGATCCAGAAATGAGAATGAGAGTGAAGCTGCCAGGCGCATCAAAACGGAATTTCTAGTCCAAATGCAAG GTGTTGGGAATAGTAGTGATGGAATCTTGGTTTTGGGAGCAACAAACATCCCATGGGTGCTGGATTCTGCCATTAGGAGGAG ATTTGAGAAACGGATTTACATCCCATTGCCAGAGGAGCCAGCAAGAGTCCACATGTTTAAATTACACTTGGGCACAACTCCTCATTGCCTGACTGAGACAGACTTCAGGGAACTTGGCAGGAAAACAGAGGGATATTCTGGTGCAGATATCTGTATAATTGTTCGTGATGCATTAATGCAACCGGTCCGGAAAGTGCAATCAGCAACCCATTTTAAAAAG ATTCGAggtccatccaggacaaatccaaaTGTCATAGTGGATGACCTTTTAACACCATGTTCCCCTGGAGACCCAGCTGCCATTGAGATGACATGGGTGGATGTTCCCAGTGATAAGCTACTGGAGCCTGTGGTTTGCATG TCTGACATGCTTCGTTCACTGGCAACCACTCGACCTACTGTCAATGCTGAGGATCTTAACAAAGTGAAAAAATTTACCGAAGACTTTGGGCAGGAAGGCTGA
- the pdf gene encoding peptide deformylase, mitochondrial: MLPLCRWFLRAPRVWSRELTVCGGRALGQRGLGRPYSQKQRSFWVAVRRWLRGPPVPPFPRPCLVGEPVLRARAAPVPTAEVTGPEVQRLVAALVRTMRRLGALGLSAPQLGVSLQVMVLEVTQEILEAEAPAARQARDMVTVPLRIFINPRLRVIDSTTATWPEACHSVPGYAACVPRYRAVEVTGLNEHGKTVCWQTSGWTARILQHEMDHLNGQLYIDKMDSGTFENLHWMEEND, translated from the exons ATGCTGCCTCTTTGCCGGTGGTTCCTCCGGGCCCCGCGGGTTTGGAGCCGGGAGCTGACGGTTTGCGGAGGCCGGGCCCTGGGGCAGCGCGGCCTCGGGAGGCCCTACAGCCAGAAGCAGCGGAGTTTCTGGGTGGCTGTGCGGCGCTGGCTCCGGGGCCCACCGGTACCCCCGTTCCCGCGGCCTTGCCTGGTCGGGGAGCCGGTGCTGCGGGCTCGGGCTGCGCCGGTACCCACCGCCGAGGTGACAGGCCCCGAGGTACAGCGGCTGGTCGCCGCCCTGGTCCGGACCATGCGGCGGCTCGGGGCCCTGGGCCTCAGCGCCCCACAGCTCGGTGTCTCACTCCAGGTGATGGTGCTCGAGGTGACCCAGGAGATACTCGAGGCCGAGGCTCCAGCCGCCCGCCAGGCCCGGGACATGGTCACTGTCCCGCTCCGGATCTTCATCAACCCGCGGCTCCGGGTCATCGACTCAACAACCGCAACCTGGCCCGAGGCCTGTCACAGCGTCCCGGGCTACGCGGCCTGTGTGCCCCGGTACCGGGCGGTGGAGGTCACAG GACTGAATGAACATGGGAAGACTGTTTGTTGGCAGACTTCAGGTTGGACAGCACGGATCCTACAGCACGAAATGGACCATTTAAACGGGCAGCTCTACATCGACAAAATGGACAGTGGAACCTTTGAGAACCTGCACTGGATGGAAGAAAATGACTGA